In one window of Metasolibacillus fluoroglycofenilyticus DNA:
- a CDS encoding M15 family metallopeptidase codes for MRGNRTKKTSDTWKIVIITITSLLIISAIVLTVKEKQELTNPSLQPPVDEQQDVNNNSTELPTEVDEQDEIDEKDGTQLEEEEQPVESKEEPKRTEYDESGYPVTHIEPTEPTYVKGVLIANKEYPLPKTYNPGENSEAKVALEKMLAGAKVAGFNLVAFSGFRSYEYQTTLYTNYVNRDGQKAADRYSARPGYSEHQTGLAYDIGEKGRESLWLTSEFGETAAGKWLHQHAHEFGFILRYPQGKENITGYMYESWHFRYIGLEMAKAIFEADITLEEYLGIK; via the coding sequence ATGAGGGGCAATCGAACGAAAAAAACAAGTGATACTTGGAAAATCGTTATTATTACAATTACTTCATTATTGATTATTAGTGCCATTGTGTTGACAGTAAAAGAAAAGCAAGAATTAACTAATCCTTCATTACAGCCGCCTGTTGATGAACAGCAGGATGTAAATAACAATTCTACTGAGCTTCCAACTGAAGTAGATGAACAAGATGAGATAGATGAAAAAGATGGCACGCAATTAGAGGAAGAGGAGCAGCCAGTAGAATCAAAGGAGGAGCCAAAGCGAACTGAGTATGATGAAAGCGGCTATCCAGTGACGCATATTGAGCCAACGGAACCGACTTACGTGAAGGGTGTTTTAATCGCAAATAAAGAGTATCCTTTACCGAAGACGTATAATCCAGGAGAAAATTCTGAGGCGAAGGTGGCATTAGAAAAAATGCTTGCGGGTGCAAAGGTAGCAGGGTTCAATCTTGTAGCATTTAGTGGTTTTCGCTCCTATGAATATCAAACAACATTATATACAAATTATGTTAACAGAGATGGACAAAAAGCGGCAGATCGTTATAGTGCACGTCCGGGTTATTCTGAGCATCAAACAGGCCTTGCTTATGATATAGGGGAGAAGGGGCGCGAAAGCTTATGGTTGACAAGTGAATTTGGTGAAACGGCTGCAGGAAAGTGGCTACATCAGCATGCTCATGAGTTTGGCTTTATTTTACGCTACCCACAGGGCAAGGAAAACATTACAGGCTATATGTATGAATCATGGCATTTTCGTTATATAGGTCTTGAAATGGCAAAAGCAATTTTC
- the yidC gene encoding membrane protein insertase YidC has product MKKIMLFGMLGSLSLLLSGCKAVENQEGFFYSFFVKPMDRLLDFLGNDLFNGSYGMAIIAITVGIRLILMPFMLRNYRAQAAMKSKMDIVKPKMEEIQQKMKEAESKEEQAKMQQEMLALYREHNINPLNMGCLPILIQMPIIMGLYYAILYSPDVKSHPFLWFSLGSPDIIMTVIAGIVYMVQAQVSLWTVPEAQKAQMKMFMYISPIMIVIISFSSMAALPLYWSIGGLLLIIQTYIGRKYYSEQK; this is encoded by the coding sequence ATGAAAAAAATAATGCTGTTCGGTATGCTAGGAAGCCTAAGCTTACTATTAAGTGGCTGTAAGGCAGTCGAGAACCAAGAAGGTTTTTTTTATAGCTTTTTTGTAAAGCCGATGGATCGATTGCTAGATTTTTTAGGGAATGACCTATTTAACGGAAGCTATGGTATGGCTATTATTGCAATAACAGTAGGTATTCGTTTAATATTAATGCCCTTTATGCTACGCAATTACCGAGCGCAAGCAGCAATGAAGTCGAAAATGGATATTGTAAAGCCGAAAATGGAGGAAATCCAGCAAAAAATGAAAGAGGCTGAATCGAAGGAAGAGCAAGCGAAGATGCAACAAGAAATGCTAGCACTCTACCGCGAGCATAATATCAATCCATTAAATATGGGCTGTTTACCGATATTAATTCAAATGCCGATTATTATGGGACTTTACTATGCCATTTTATATTCACCAGATGTGAAATCACATCCATTTTTATGGTTCAGTTTAGGCTCACCTGATATCATTATGACGGTTATTGCCGGAATTGTGTATATGGTTCAAGCGCAAGTATCGTTATGGACAGTGCCTGAAGCACAAAAGGCACAAATGAAAATGTTTATGTACATTTCACCAATTATGATTGTGATTATTTCATTTTCATCAATGGCGGCATTACCTTTATATTGGTCAATTGGTGGTTTGCTGTTAATCATTCAAACATATATCGGACGAAAATATTATTCAGAGCAGAAATAA
- a CDS encoding helix-turn-helix transcriptional regulator, protein MGYIMQPQQSIAGTISKRYFQEIDNINQYDGVEDFFAIESRLLFEIYHLEETKAKESLRALIDILSIRFGKQMIKAVRHYFVVLSSIVARKLLDNQVPPKKAFAFNLACADMIENKMKDAEFLQFADDLIEFYVYFIADRKQPTFSHQTVNKVIMYINDELETDLTVENIANNFHISTSHLSRIFREHVGITLVEYLNVRRVEESQYYLRHTNKSITSISNQFHFCNQSYFTRIFKKYTGVTPKHFRDEQHHNFYRFEMVDKKIENV, encoded by the coding sequence ATGGGATATATTATGCAACCACAACAATCGATAGCAGGAACAATATCTAAACGTTATTTTCAGGAAATTGATAATATTAATCAATACGATGGTGTGGAAGATTTTTTTGCTATAGAGTCGAGATTATTATTTGAAATTTACCATTTAGAAGAGACAAAGGCGAAAGAATCGTTACGTGCATTAATTGATATTTTATCTATTCGTTTCGGCAAACAAATGATTAAAGCGGTGCGCCACTATTTTGTGGTTTTATCATCAATTGTTGCACGCAAGCTACTCGATAATCAAGTACCTCCTAAAAAGGCATTTGCATTTAATTTAGCTTGTGCTGACATGATTGAAAATAAAATGAAGGATGCTGAATTTTTACAGTTCGCGGATGATTTAATAGAATTCTATGTGTATTTCATTGCGGACCGTAAGCAGCCGACATTTAGCCATCAAACTGTTAATAAAGTTATTATGTATATAAATGATGAATTAGAAACAGATTTAACCGTGGAAAATATTGCAAATAACTTTCATATTAGTACAAGTCATTTATCACGTATTTTCCGAGAACATGTTGGCATTACATTGGTTGAGTATTTAAACGTCCGTCGCGTTGAAGAATCACAGTATTATTTGAGGCATACGAATAAAAGCATTACTTCCATTTCAAATCAATTCCATTTTTGTAATCAAAGCTATTTTACGCGTATTTTTAAAAAATATACTGGCGTTACGCCGAAGCATTTCCGAGATGAGCAGCATCACAATTTTTACCGCTTTGAAATGGTTGATAAAAAGATAGAAAATGTTTAA
- a CDS encoding LytTR family DNA-binding domain-containing protein, producing MDPKQVEEIMEIIKEFFPEDTSIAISNTDEYLYYQPSKRVDLKIKPGDPVKKGSAAFQALTYGQKVSTYIEPEVFGVPYFGMSIPLMEEGEMKGAITAVFPQKPSPFLTNYITIKIDDCWYPIKHNQVIYLETQLRKTYVKTMNRAGYHRLNLSDLELFLAPDSFIRCHRSYIVNIDFIDEIQPDSHSTFLLIMKDGTRIPVSQRYASYFRRSLGF from the coding sequence ATGGATCCAAAACAAGTGGAAGAAATTATGGAAATTATTAAAGAATTTTTCCCTGAGGATACATCAATTGCAATTTCAAATACGGATGAATATTTATATTATCAACCCAGCAAAAGAGTTGACTTAAAAATTAAACCTGGCGATCCGGTAAAAAAGGGTTCTGCGGCATTTCAAGCTCTTACTTATGGGCAAAAAGTAAGCACCTATATAGAACCTGAGGTATTTGGAGTACCCTATTTCGGGATGAGCATTCCTTTAATGGAAGAAGGTGAAATGAAAGGCGCAATAACAGCCGTCTTCCCTCAAAAGCCGTCACCGTTCTTAACAAACTACATTACAATTAAAATAGACGACTGCTGGTACCCAATTAAACACAACCAAGTCATCTATTTAGAAACACAGCTACGTAAAACATATGTTAAAACAATGAATCGCGCAGGCTATCATCGCTTGAACTTAAGCGATTTGGAGCTATTTTTAGCGCCTGACTCTTTCATTCGTTGCCACAGGTCATACATCGTAAACATTGATTTTATTGATGAAATTCAACCAGACTCTCACTCAACGTTTTTACTTATTATGAAGGATGGGACACGTATCCCTGTAAGCCAGCGTTACGCAAGCTACTTCCGTCGCTCACTCGGCTTTTAA
- a CDS encoding succinate CoA transferase: protein MDSRIEKRLGVKELANKIVSAAEAAALIQDGTVVGMSGFTRAGDAKVVPEALAERAKSEPLKIDVYTGASLGPEVDNHLATVGAIRKRGPFIADAGIRNLINSGQVTYVDAHLSHNAELVRQGIIGPIKHLIIEAVAITEDGLIIPTNSVGNSPIFAQYAENIIVELNISHPESLVGIHDIYIPGEQGAREPIPMTNIQQRIGEIGIRVPLEKIQAIVISEEPDAPSLIVPPDEETETMANILLDFFRSEIKAGRLTNSLMPLQSGVGSVANAVLEGFADSEFEDLVVASEVLQDAVFNLIDAGKVKFAAATSITLTEELQKKVYGNLEKYADKVVLRSQEISNHPELIRRLGLISINTALELDIYGNVNSTHVSGTKMMNGIGGSGDFARNARLGIFVTKSYAKGGAISSIVPMVSHVDHTEHDVDVIVTEQGIADLRGLAPKERAQLIIENCVHPDFKEQLRDYYNRAVEATGNHQTPHILEEALSWHVNLAKNKTMKQEVPAQA, encoded by the coding sequence ATGGATTCAAGAATTGAAAAACGCTTAGGGGTAAAAGAATTAGCTAATAAAATTGTTTCTGCTGCTGAAGCTGCTGCTCTTATTCAAGACGGTACTGTAGTAGGTATGAGTGGGTTTACACGTGCTGGTGACGCAAAAGTTGTACCAGAGGCCCTTGCAGAACGCGCAAAAAGCGAGCCATTAAAAATTGACGTTTACACAGGAGCATCGCTTGGTCCAGAGGTTGACAATCATTTGGCAACTGTTGGTGCAATTCGCAAGCGTGGACCATTCATTGCAGATGCAGGTATTCGTAACTTAATTAACTCAGGTCAAGTAACTTATGTGGATGCACACCTTTCTCATAATGCTGAATTAGTACGTCAAGGAATTATTGGACCAATTAAGCACTTAATTATTGAGGCTGTTGCCATTACAGAAGATGGCTTAATCATTCCAACAAACTCAGTTGGAAACTCGCCTATTTTTGCACAATATGCAGAAAATATTATTGTAGAGTTAAATATTTCTCACCCAGAATCATTAGTAGGTATTCATGATATTTATATCCCTGGTGAGCAAGGTGCTCGTGAGCCAATTCCAATGACAAATATTCAGCAACGCATTGGTGAAATCGGTATTCGCGTGCCACTTGAAAAAATTCAAGCAATTGTTATTTCTGAAGAGCCAGACGCACCTTCATTAATCGTACCGCCAGATGAAGAAACAGAAACAATGGCAAATATTTTATTAGACTTCTTCCGTTCTGAAATTAAAGCAGGTCGCTTAACAAATAGCTTAATGCCTTTACAATCAGGTGTAGGTTCTGTTGCAAACGCTGTATTAGAAGGCTTTGCTGATTCAGAGTTTGAAGATTTAGTAGTTGCTTCTGAAGTATTACAGGATGCTGTATTCAACTTAATTGATGCAGGTAAAGTTAAATTTGCTGCTGCAACATCGATTACACTTACTGAAGAATTACAGAAAAAAGTGTATGGCAACCTAGAAAAATATGCTGATAAAGTAGTATTACGTTCACAAGAAATTTCGAACCACCCAGAGCTTATCCGCCGCTTAGGCTTAATCTCTATTAACACAGCGCTTGAGTTGGACATTTACGGAAATGTAAACTCTACTCACGTTTCAGGTACAAAAATGATGAACGGTATCGGTGGCTCAGGTGACTTCGCTCGTAACGCTCGTCTAGGTATTTTCGTAACAAAATCATACGCAAAAGGCGGCGCAATTTCTTCTATCGTACCAATGGTTTCTCACGTAGACCATACAGAGCACGATGTAGACGTAATCGTTACAGAGCAAGGTATTGCTGACCTACGTGGCTTAGCACCGAAAGAGCGTGCACAATTAATTATTGAAAACTGTGTGCATCCAGACTTCAAAGAGCAATTACGCGATTACTATAACCGCGCTGTTGAAGCTACTGGTAACCACCAAACACCACATATTTTAGAAGAAGCTCTTTCTTGGCACGTAAATCTTGCTAAAAACAAAACAATGAAGCAAGAAGTACCTGCTCAAGCTTAA
- a CDS encoding MFS transporter, protein MRFFIYAIIFFSFFDLFTQLPVMSTFAESVGATPFIAGLAVGMYSFSNTFGNILSGFWTDKKGPFHVLVIGLLLTGGSLLLYRLVEEPILLLAIRFVHGLVAGFIVPAAFTYLANATEQTKRGKSSAISGAFVGIAAIVGPAFSGIMASRQSVPFVFGITATFMLILGILTLVILRNTKITKSSKQERMIPVSTFFRNSGTLKAFTGAFFLMFSQGVIAYQLPLHVQSLGFDSRMSGMLMSTFGIVAVLVFVLPTNRIFDKVAPSYTLAIGIGLMGVSQLILSQSNNSGMLYAALACYGIGFGLLFPSINSLLIDSTSSEVRGKAYGYFYAFFSFGVVIGSSLLGLLALNHTQGFILTGIILLIFAGVSLINFSKVKQAAH, encoded by the coding sequence ATGCGTTTCTTTATATATGCTATAATTTTCTTCTCATTTTTCGATTTATTTACACAGCTACCTGTGATGAGTACCTTTGCAGAATCTGTTGGTGCTACACCATTTATAGCAGGACTTGCTGTAGGTATGTATTCATTTTCTAATACATTCGGCAATATTTTATCAGGTTTTTGGACAGATAAAAAAGGACCGTTCCATGTACTTGTGATTGGTTTATTGCTAACAGGGGGCTCCCTTTTATTATATAGACTGGTTGAGGAACCTATACTTCTATTAGCGATTCGTTTTGTTCATGGTCTAGTAGCTGGGTTTATTGTTCCTGCAGCCTTTACTTATTTAGCAAATGCTACAGAGCAAACAAAACGCGGGAAAAGCAGCGCAATTTCTGGAGCGTTTGTCGGGATTGCTGCAATTGTAGGACCCGCGTTTAGCGGCATTATGGCGAGCCGCCAAAGCGTACCGTTTGTTTTTGGCATTACGGCTACTTTCATGCTTATTTTAGGAATTTTAACGCTTGTTATACTGCGTAATACAAAGATTACTAAATCAAGCAAACAGGAGCGAATGATTCCTGTAAGCACATTTTTCCGCAACAGCGGAACCTTAAAAGCATTCACAGGTGCATTCTTCCTGATGTTTTCCCAAGGTGTTATTGCATATCAATTGCCTTTACATGTGCAATCACTAGGCTTTGACTCACGTATGAGTGGGATGCTGATGAGCACCTTTGGCATTGTAGCAGTACTCGTTTTTGTTTTACCGACAAACCGCATTTTTGATAAAGTGGCCCCTAGCTATACATTGGCAATTGGCATTGGTTTAATGGGCGTTAGCCAACTTATTTTAAGCCAATCAAATAACAGCGGCATGTTATACGCCGCACTTGCTTGCTATGGTATCGGATTCGGTCTATTATTCCCATCGATTAACTCTTTGTTAATCGACTCTACATCTTCTGAGGTACGAGGGAAAGCATATGGCTATTTCTATGCATTCTTCTCATTTGGTGTAGTTATCGGTTCATCTTTACTGGGATTACTTGCATTAAACCATACACAAGGCTTTATTTTAACGGGGATTATTTTATTAATTTTCGCTGGTGTAAGCTTAATTAACTTTAGCAAGGTAAAACAAGCTGCGCATTAA